In a single window of the Drosophila albomicans strain 15112-1751.03 chromosome 3, ASM965048v2, whole genome shotgun sequence genome:
- the LOC117572193 gene encoding protein phtf isoform X1, producing MKLDEIVAWYQKRIGTYDKQEWEKTVEQRILDGFNSVNLKNTKLKTELIDVDLVRGSTFPKAKPKQTLLTVIRLAILRYLLLPLYAQWWVKQTTPNAFGFILCLYITQLVNWAIYIMHSNRIAPLVYEQQVNATSTATLAADKQQSEENADLLSALLIPCALSLLISLIHSQIVATNSSSGGSTKNKLRRISMTSFSEKANVPREQQRMRRRKKYVRVRQPEAELSQPSSSNHSLSARRAKLATISVEPTTTTTTELKPSNEESFATTTAITVHHQAATAASAAAAVADSTTLPEPLFDLRKVGSVASDSPHKKRNVNWHTPIQICATFDQNELPSSSIELSNATPSPSGARLEPNYRTRRSIGEDDGFESLNGKSSSGEDNNQSPNVGGNSNAATTAAIAPPNQLRLRLNVSSTSSSTGNNNSNNVQATDKLAHESTSSCAESDECDDADIISSPASAGTQECNTSATDWLGVTTNSEDCSYTSELDQSDGGYKHQPCSDEELPELDITPTTILNPHSSLDRISCTIWDQRDTKKAQLSVLEIASCIIERVDSLGVTNDYIYIGVFFSFLLTLIPTFCRLCEIIVDADKGSEISYFYMPQLLWEKSSSSFFTLLGFAFGEAQWERTVLALGFIQRLCLTLILFIIFAVAERTFKQRFLYAKLFSHLTSSRRARKSNLPHFRLNKVRNIKTWLSVRSYLKKRGPQRSVDIIVSAAFIVTLLLLAFLSVEWLKDSVHLHTHLTLEALIWSITIGIYLLRFMTLGQKIQHKYRSVSVLITEQINLYLQIEQKPKKKEELMVSNSVLKLAADLLKELETPFKISGLSANPYLFTTIKVVILSALSGVLSEVLGFKLKLHKIKIK from the exons ATGAAATTGGATGAAATTGTTGCATG GTACCAGAAAAGAATCGGCACCTATGATAAGCAAGAATGGGAGAAGACCGTCGAACAGCGTATTTTGGATGGCTTCAATAGCGTCAACTTGAAGAACACCAAGCTGAAAACGGAACTGATCGATGTGGATTTGGTGCGAG gTTCGACATTTCCGAAAGCAAAGCCCAAGCAAACGCTCCTCACGGTCATTCGCTTGGCCATACTGCGTTACCTGTTGCTGCCACTCTATGCACAATGGTGGGTGAAGCAGACGACACCGAATGCCTTTGGCTTCATACTCTGCTTGTACATAACCCAATTGGTCAATTGGGCTATCTACATTATGCACAGCAATCGCATTGCGCCGCTCGTCTACGAGCAGCAAGTGAATGCCACATCGACGGCAACGCTTGCCGCCGATAAACAACAATCTGAAGAGAATGCCGATCTGCTGAGCGCATTGTTAATACCCTGTGCATTAAGCTTGCTGATTAGTCTAATCCACTCGCAGATTGTCGCCACAAATTCATCGTCTGGCGGCAgcactaaaaacaaattgcgtCGCATCTCCATGACAAGTTTCAGCGAGAAAGCGAATGTTCCGCGGGAACAGCAGCGAATGCGACGTCGAAAAAAATACGTGCG TGTGCGACAGCCGGAAGCTGAGCTTTCGCagccgagcagcagcaatcattCGTTGAGTGCGCGACGTGCCAAACTGGCGACCATCAGTGTGGAgccaaccacaacaacaacaaccgagcTTAAACCCAGTAATGAAGAATCCTTTGCCACCACAACTGCCATAACCGTGCACCATCAAGCTGCAACTGCGGCgtctgccgctgctgctgttgctgacagcACGACACTCCCAGAGCCGCTCTTTGATCTGCGAAAGGTCGGAAGCGTTGCGTCCGACAGTCCGCATAAGAAGCGCAATGTCAACTGGCATACGCCCATACAGATTTGTGCCACGTTTGATCAGAATGAGTTGCCATCGTCCAGCATTGAGCTAAGCAATGCGACGCCATCGCCAAGTGGCGCTCGCCTGGAGCCCAATTATCGCACTCGCCGCAGCATTGGCGAAGATGACGGTTTCGAGAGTCTCAATGGCAAAAGTTCCAGTGGTGAGGACAACAATCAGTCGCCCAATGTTGGCGGCAACTCGAATGCTGCAACAACTGCGGCTATCGCACCGCCAAATCAGCTACGTTTGCGTCTGAATGtgagcagcaccagcagctcaacgggcaacaacaacagcaacaatgtcCAGGCAACCGATAAACTTGCACACGAATCAACTAGCAGTTGTGCAGAGTCCGATGAATGCGACGATGCAGACATCATATCAAGTCCAGCTTCAGCTGGCACACAAGAGTGCAACACTTCGGCCACCGATTGGCTGGGCGTTACCACGAATAGCGAGGATTGCAGCTACACCTCGGAATTGGATCAGTCGGATGGCGGCTACAAGCATCAGCCATGCAGCGACGAAGAGCTGCCCGAGTTGGACATAACACCCACAACCATACTTAATCCGCACAGTAGCTTAGATCGCA TTAGTTGCACCATTTGGGATCAGCGGGACACAAAGAAAGCACAACTCTCGGTGCTGGAGATTGCTTCGTGCATTATAGAACGCGTCGATTCGCTGGGCGTGACCAACGATTACATTTACATTGGagtcttcttctccttcttgcTGACTTTGATACCCACCTTCTGTCGACTGTGCGAG ATCATCGTTGATGCGGATAAGGGAAGCGAGATTAGCTACTTCTATATGCCGCAGCTGTTGTGGGAGAAGTCATCGTCCTCGTTCTTTACCCTCTTGGGCTTTGCCTTTGGTGAGGCGCAATGGGAACGCACCGTGTTGGCCTTGGGCTTTATACAGCGGCTGTGCCTCACCCTCATCCTATTCATCATCTTTGCGGTGGCGGAGCGCACCTTTAAGCAGCG TTTTCTGTATGCCAAACTCTTTTCACATTTGACTTCATCGCGTCGCGCTCGAAAATCGAATCTGCCACACTTTCGGCTCAATAAAGTTCGCAATATTAAGACATGGCTGAGTGTGCGCTCTTATCTTAAG AAACGCGGTCCACAACGTTCGGTAGATATTATTGTGTCGGCCGCATTTATTGTCACACTCCTTCTGTTGGCCTTTTTGAGCGTGGAGTGGCTAAAGGATTCGGTGcatttgcacacacatttaaCGCTGGAGGCGCTAATCTGGTCCATTACCATTGGCATCTATTTGCTGCGCTTTATGACGCTCGGCCAGAAGATTCAGCACAAATATCGAAGCGTTTCGGTGCTGATCACCgaacaaatcaatttgtatttacaaaTTGAGCAGAAACCTAAGAAAAAGGAGGAATTAATGGTCTCAAATAGTGTACTAAAACTGGCAGCCGATCTGCTTAAGGAACTGGAAACGCCATTCAAGATCTCTGGTCTCAGTGCCAATCCATATCTGTTCACAACCATCAAAGTGGTCATCCTATCTGCACTCTCAGGTGTGCTGAGCGAGGTGCTTGGCTTTAAATTGAAGCTACACAAAATTAAGATTAAGTAa
- the LOC117572193 gene encoding protein phtf isoform X2 has protein sequence MKLDEIVAWYQKRIGTYDKQEWEKTVEQRILDGFNSVNLKNTKLKTELIDVDLVRGSTFPKAKPKQTLLTVIRLAILRYLLLPLYAQWWVKQTTPNAFGFILCLYITQLVNWAIYIMHSNRIAPLVYEQQVNATSTATLAADKQQSEENADLLSALLIPCALSLLISLIHSQIVATNSSSGGSTKNKLRRISMTSFSEKANVPREQQRMRRRKKYVRVRQPEAELSQPSSSNHSLSARRAKLATISVEPTTTTTTELKPSNEESFATTTAITVHHQAATAASAAAAVADSTTLPEPLFDLRKVGSVASDSPHKKRNVNWHTPIQICATFDQNELPSSSIELSNATPSPSGARLEPNYRTRRSIGEDDGFESLNGKSSSGEDNNQSPNVGGNSNAATTAAIAPPNQLRLRLNVSSTSSSTGNNNSNNVQATDKLAHESTSSCAESDECDDADIISSPASAGTQECNTSATDWLGVTTNSEDCSYTSELDQSDGGYKHQPCSDEELPELDITPTTILNPHSSLDRISCTIWDQRDTKKAQLSVLEIASCIIERVDSLGVTNDYIYIGVFFSFLLTLIPTFCRLCEVRDSIDHR, from the exons ATGAAATTGGATGAAATTGTTGCATG GTACCAGAAAAGAATCGGCACCTATGATAAGCAAGAATGGGAGAAGACCGTCGAACAGCGTATTTTGGATGGCTTCAATAGCGTCAACTTGAAGAACACCAAGCTGAAAACGGAACTGATCGATGTGGATTTGGTGCGAG gTTCGACATTTCCGAAAGCAAAGCCCAAGCAAACGCTCCTCACGGTCATTCGCTTGGCCATACTGCGTTACCTGTTGCTGCCACTCTATGCACAATGGTGGGTGAAGCAGACGACACCGAATGCCTTTGGCTTCATACTCTGCTTGTACATAACCCAATTGGTCAATTGGGCTATCTACATTATGCACAGCAATCGCATTGCGCCGCTCGTCTACGAGCAGCAAGTGAATGCCACATCGACGGCAACGCTTGCCGCCGATAAACAACAATCTGAAGAGAATGCCGATCTGCTGAGCGCATTGTTAATACCCTGTGCATTAAGCTTGCTGATTAGTCTAATCCACTCGCAGATTGTCGCCACAAATTCATCGTCTGGCGGCAgcactaaaaacaaattgcgtCGCATCTCCATGACAAGTTTCAGCGAGAAAGCGAATGTTCCGCGGGAACAGCAGCGAATGCGACGTCGAAAAAAATACGTGCG TGTGCGACAGCCGGAAGCTGAGCTTTCGCagccgagcagcagcaatcattCGTTGAGTGCGCGACGTGCCAAACTGGCGACCATCAGTGTGGAgccaaccacaacaacaacaaccgagcTTAAACCCAGTAATGAAGAATCCTTTGCCACCACAACTGCCATAACCGTGCACCATCAAGCTGCAACTGCGGCgtctgccgctgctgctgttgctgacagcACGACACTCCCAGAGCCGCTCTTTGATCTGCGAAAGGTCGGAAGCGTTGCGTCCGACAGTCCGCATAAGAAGCGCAATGTCAACTGGCATACGCCCATACAGATTTGTGCCACGTTTGATCAGAATGAGTTGCCATCGTCCAGCATTGAGCTAAGCAATGCGACGCCATCGCCAAGTGGCGCTCGCCTGGAGCCCAATTATCGCACTCGCCGCAGCATTGGCGAAGATGACGGTTTCGAGAGTCTCAATGGCAAAAGTTCCAGTGGTGAGGACAACAATCAGTCGCCCAATGTTGGCGGCAACTCGAATGCTGCAACAACTGCGGCTATCGCACCGCCAAATCAGCTACGTTTGCGTCTGAATGtgagcagcaccagcagctcaacgggcaacaacaacagcaacaatgtcCAGGCAACCGATAAACTTGCACACGAATCAACTAGCAGTTGTGCAGAGTCCGATGAATGCGACGATGCAGACATCATATCAAGTCCAGCTTCAGCTGGCACACAAGAGTGCAACACTTCGGCCACCGATTGGCTGGGCGTTACCACGAATAGCGAGGATTGCAGCTACACCTCGGAATTGGATCAGTCGGATGGCGGCTACAAGCATCAGCCATGCAGCGACGAAGAGCTGCCCGAGTTGGACATAACACCCACAACCATACTTAATCCGCACAGTAGCTTAGATCGCA TTAGTTGCACCATTTGGGATCAGCGGGACACAAAGAAAGCACAACTCTCGGTGCTGGAGATTGCTTCGTGCATTATAGAACGCGTCGATTCGCTGGGCGTGACCAACGATTACATTTACATTGGagtcttcttctccttcttgcTGACTTTGATACCCACCTTCTGTCGACTGTGCGAGGTACGTGATTCGATTG ATCATCGTTGA
- the LOC117572194 gene encoding probable methylcrotonoyl-CoA carboxylase beta chain, mitochondrial, protein MLKLPLTQLLRHSLATQLMRSQTRLLHVGDANVLTSEVDKQSAEFKDNANEMSKLVSQLRNVTSQVLSGGGDKANERHTSRGKLLARERINLLLDKGSPFLELSTLAGHELYGDEVVNSGGIVTGVGRVCGTECVVVANDATVKGGSYYPITVKKHLRAQEIAQENRLPCIYLVDSGGANLPRQAEVFPDKLHFGRIFYNQANMSAQGIPQIAVVMGSCTAGGAYVPAMADESIIVKRQGTIFLAGPPLVKAATGEEVSAEDLGGADLHCKTSGVTDHYALDDEHALYLARQVVSNLNLPATNNYNDQLLQSSQQNFRIATSSEAAVEEPVYDPRELYGIVGPNLTKSFDVREVIARIVDGSRFTEFKKLYGETLVCGFAKLYGRTVGIVGNNGVLFSESALKGAHFIQLCAQRKIPLVFLQNITGFMVGRDAEANGIAKNGAKMVTAVACANVPKFTVIIGGSYGAGNYGMCGRAYSPRFLYMWPNSRISVMGGTQAANVLAQITEDQRKRAGKEFTEAEAQKIKTPIVEMFEKEGSPYYSTARLWDDGIIDPANTRQVLGLSLKAALNNAGHDTKFGVFRM, encoded by the exons ATGCTGAAGCTGCCACTGACCCAATTGCTGCGGCATTCGTTGGCCACACAGCTGATGCGCAGCCAGACGCGTCTGTTGCATGTGGGCGATGCCAATGTGTTGACCAGCGAAGTCGATAAGCAATCTGCCGAGTTCAAG GACAATGCCAACGAGATGAGCAAACTGGTCTCACAGCTGCGTAATGTGACCAGCCAGGTGTTGAGCGGAGGCGGCGACAAGGCCAATGAACGTCACACGTCCAGGGGCAAATTGTTGGCCAGAGAACGCATAAATCTGTTGCTGGACAAAGGTTCGCCCTTCCTGGAGCTTAGCACTTTGGCTGGCCATGAACTGTACGGCGATGAGGTGGTTAATTCCGGTGGTATTGTCACTGGCGTTGGACGCGTTTGCGG TACCGAGTGCGTTGTAGTGGCCAATGATGCCACTGTTAAGGGCGGCAGCTATTATCCTATCACGGTGAAGAAGCACTTGCGTGCTCAGGAGATTGCCCAGGAGAATCGCTTGCCCTGCATTTATCTGGTGGATTCCGGTGGCGCAAATTTGCCACGTCAGGCCGAAGTCTTTCCCGACAAACTGCACTTTGGACGCATCTTCTACAACCAAGCGAACATGTCCGCCCAGGGCATACCACAGATTGCCGTCGTCATGGGCAGCTGCACAGCTGGAGGCGCCTATGTGCCCGCCATGGCCGATGAGAGCATCATTGTGAAGCGCCAGGGCACGATTTTCTTGGCCGGGCCACCGCTAGTCAAGGCAGCGACGGGTGAAGAGGTTTCTGCCGAGGATTTGGGTGGCGCTGATCTTCACTGCAAGACCTCTGGCGTCACCGATCACTATGCGCTGGACGATGAGCATGCTCTCTACTTGGCACGCCAGGTCGTCAGCAATTTGAATCTGCCAGCgaccaacaactacaacgatcAGCTACTGCAATCAAGTCAGCAGAACTTCCGCATTGCCACATCGAGTGAAGCTGCTGTGGAGGAGCCTGTCTACGATCCACGTGAACTGTATGGTATTGTAGGTCCTAATCTGACCAAGAGCTTCGATGTGCGTGAGGTGATCGCTCGCATTGTCGATGGTAGCCGCTTCACCGAGTTCAAGAAGCTATATGGAGAGACTTTGGTCTGTGGCTTTGCCAAGCTCTATGGACGCACTGTGGGTATTGTGGGTAACAATGGTGTCCTCTTCTCGGAGAGTGCGCTCAAGGGTGCCCACTTCATTCAGCTGTGTGCGCAGCGTAAGATTCCTTTGGTCTTCCTGCAGAATATTACAG GTTTTATGGTGGGTCGTGACGCGGAGGCCAACGGTATTGCCAAGAATGGCGCAAAGATGGTGACAGCAGTTGCTTGTGCCAATGTGCCCAAGTTTACGGTCATCATTGGTGGCTCCTATGGCGCTGGTAACTATGGCATGTGTGGACGCGCCTATTCCCCTCGATTCCTTTATATGTGGCCCAATTCCCGCATCTCGGTGATGGGTGGCACCCAGGCGGCCAATGTGTTGGCTCAGATCACAGAGGATCAACGCAAGCGAGCTGGCAAGGAATTCACCGAAGCCGAGGCCCAAAAGATTAAGACCCCCATTGTGGAGATGTTTGAGAAAGAGGGATCCCCATACTATAGCACTGCTCGCCTCTGGGATGATGGCATCATTGATCCGGCTAACACTCGCCAAGTGTTGGGACTCAGCTTGAAGGCGGCTCTGAATAATGCTGGACACGATACCAAGTTTGGTGTCTTCCGCATGTAA